In Candidatus Methylomirabilota bacterium, the sequence GCACAAGAAGTGGCCGACCCGCCCGGTGGCGGAGCGGACGCGGGACTGGAACGAGGTCTATCTCCCCTACCCGGAAGACGAGCTCAAGAAGCAGGCGGCCCGCTGCATGGATTGCGGCATTCCCTTCTGCCATCAGGGCTGCCCGCTGGGCAACCTGATCCCCGACTGGAACGATCTCGTCTACAAGGAGCACTGGCACGACGCGATCCAGCGCCTGCACGCCACGAACAACTTCCCCGAGTGGACGGGCCGGCTCTGTCCCGCCCCCTGCGAGGGCGCCTGCGTGCTGGGGATCAACGACGATCCGGTGACGATCAAGGCGGTGGAGGTCTCGGTCATCGAGCGGGCCTTCACCGAAGGCTGGGTCGGGCCGGACTCTCCGGCACTCAGGACGGGCAAGCGGGTGGCCGTCGTGGGCTCGGGGCCGGCCGGGCTGGCCGCCGCCGCCCAGCTGAACCGGGCCGGGCACTGGGTGACCGTATTCGAGCGCTCCGACCGGATCGGCGGGCTGCTGCGCTACGGAATCCCCGAGTTCAAGATGGAGAAGCGATTCATCGATCGGCGCCTGCAGCTCATGGAAAAGGCCGGCGTGGCCTTCCGGCCGAACGCGGACGTGGGGAGCACCGTGCCGACGCGCTCCCTGCTCGAGCAATTCGACGCCGTGGTCCTGGCTTGTGGAGCGGGCTGGCCCCGCGACCTGGCCGTGCCCGGGCGTGACTTGGCAGGAATCCACTTCGCGATGGAATACCTCACGCTGCAGAATCGGCGCTGCGAGGGCGATGCGATTGCCGACGAAATGTTCATCACCGCCAAGGACAAGCGCGTGGTGATCATCGGCGGCGGCGACACCGGGGCCGACTGTCTGGGCACCGCTCACCGCCAGGGCGCCCGGTCGGTCCACCAGTTCGAGCTGCTGCCGCGGCCTCCCGACACCCGCGCCCTCGACAATCCCTGGCCGCAGTGGCCCAACGTCTTCCGCGTTTCCTCCGCCCACGAGGAAGGCGGCGAGCGCGTGTATTCGGTGTCGACCCGGAGCTTCCGGGGCGACACTCAGGGCCGCGTGCGAGCGCTGGAAGCGGTCAAGGTGGAGATGGTCCGCGACGGCGGGCGCCTGGAGTTCCGGCCCATCCCGGGGAGCGAGCTCACCCTGGAGGTCGATCTCGTGCTCCTGGCCATGGGCTTCCTCGGACCGGAGCGCCCCGGCCCTATCGAAGAGCTGGGACTCCGCCTGACCGAGCGCGGCAACGCCTGGCGCAATGAGAACTGGATGACCAGCGAGCCGGGCGTGTTCACGTGCGGGGACATGCAGCGTGGCCAGTCGTTGATCGTGTGGGCCATCGCCGAAGGACGCTCGTGCGCTCGGGGCGTCGACCGCTATCTGATGGGCGCGTCCGAGCTGCCGGCTCCCTTGCCCTGACCGACCGGCAAAACATCGCCACCGCCGAGAACGACCCGGGAGAAGCTGACCACCGCCGCCGCAACGCGCTGTTTTTCGAGGTTGCAACATGCGAGCGTTTCCTCGTGTGGTCCTGTCGCTGGCTGTGCTCACCAGCGCGTTGGGGGCGCCCCCGGTCCTGGCCCAGCCGGCCCCGGCTGGCGTCGTCACCGCCGTACACGGAACGGCCACGATCGCGCGCGCCGCGGACCGGCAGACGGCTCCCCTGCGATTCAGGGACGACGTGTACTTCCACGATCGCGTCGCCACCGGGGCGCGATCGCTGGCCCGCATCCTCCTCGGCGGCAGAGCGGTGGTGACGGCGCGCGAGCACTCCATCTTGACCATCACGGCGGTGCCGGGGGCCGCCACGCTCGATCTGCAGAACGGGCGCCTGCTCCTGGCCGTCTCCAAGGGCGCCATGCGGCCGGGCGAGTCGATCGACATCAAGACTCGCAATGCCATCATCGGCATCCGGGGAACGGTCGTGGTCGCCGAGTTCACACCGGGCAACGCGACCGACGGCCGCGACGATGCGACGGTCTTCACGATCCTGCGAGGTCTCGTCGAGGTGATCCAGGTCGACCCTCTGGCCGCCCACTCGACGGCGCCGCCCCTGCGCCTGCGCGCGCTGCAGAGCGTGAGACTGATCGGCGCTCGCCTCGTGGAAGTGACCTCGATCTCGGCTGAACAGGCCAAGCGACTGTCGCAGGGCTTCGCCGTACCGATCCGACCGATGCCCGAGACGAGCCAGGAGGTCGCTCGCCTCCACGCCGCACACGTCGGCCAGGAGCTCACCGCCCTCTTGCCTCCGGTCGGTGCCTGGCCGGGCGAGCGGCAAAAGTTGTCGCTGAGCGCTACCGATCTGAACTTCCTCCACACGGACGGCGGGTCTCAGACGCTTCTGGGGCGGGTGACGTCGGGGAGAACGACGGGAACCCTGGTCGACCGGACGACGGACACGCTGGCCGCGGTGACCGGGCTGGTGCCCGGTGTGACGGGGGCTTGACAGGCCTGACGGGGACATTGCCGGGCGTCGCTGACGGACAGGGCAGGATCGCTGATCACGCCCTCCGGCTCCACGCCGGCGGTCTCGCCGCCCGCGCAGCAGCCGCTACCGAGCCTGCTGGGAACGACCGGCGCCCTGCTGGGAGGGGCCACCGGCGCGCTGCTCAAGTGATCCCGCGGCCGTGAGCCGCGTGCTCGGGCCGCGCCCCGGCGTGGCCGACACCGCTACCCGCCGCGGGTGTGCATCTCCAGGTGGGGATCCTCCTTGAGCCGGCCGAGCTGGACGAGCGGCCCCCGCTCCCGCGCGGCCAGCCGCTCCTCCGCGCCCCGATCGGTCCGGGCCCGCCAGGGCTCGCGGATCAGCGACGCCAACTCCTCGGAGGTCGCGCCTCGACGCAGCGGGCCGCGAAGATCGGTGCCCTGCAGGGCGTAGAGGCACAGGTACCACATCCCGTCGGCAGTGAGCCGGCTGCGGTCGCAGGAGCTGCAGAAGGGCGCTGTCGTCGAGGCGATGATCCCAAAGACCGTGCCGTCGGGCAGGCGGAAGCGCTCGGCCGGGGCCGTGCTGTCCGGCTCCCGGACGGGTTCGATGCGCCCGTACCGACGGCCCAGGCCTTCCAGCATCTCGGCACGAGACACCACTTTGTCCATGGCCCAGCGAGTCGCCCCCCCGACGTCCATGTACTCGATGAAGCGCACCTCGGCGGGAACGCCCCTGGCGAATTCGATCAGGTCCTGGAGCTCGTCGTCGTTGACGCCACGCATGACCACCGTGTCGAGCTTCGTCCCCGTGAAGCCGGCGCGGGCCACCGCCGCGATGCCTTCCAGGACCTGAGAAAGCGTGTCCCGGCGGGTCAGGAGGCCGAAGCGGTCGGGACGAAGCGTGTCGAGGCTCACGGTCACCCGGTGGAGGCCCGCCGCCCGCAGTGCCTCCACCTGGCCGGCCAGCAGCACGCCGTTCGTCGTGATGGCCAGATCCCGTAGCGGCTTCTCCGCCAGCAAACGGATCAGTGCGGGCAGATCGCGACGCAGCAGCGGCTCGCCGCCTGTCAGGCGGACCTTGTCCACCCCCAGCCCCACGAACACGTCGACCAGCCGGCTGATCTCCTCGAAGTTGAGGAGGCGCTCCCGGGGCAGCCAGACGTAGTCCTCCTCGGGCATGCAGTACTGGCAGCGCAGGTTGCAGCGGTCGGTGACCGATAACCGGAGATTCCGGAGCGGCCGGCCCCACGTGTCGCCGATCAGCCCAGCGATTGGAGGATCTCCTCGAGAGGCTGCCGCGCGCAGGTATGTTGTGGCGTGTCCCTCACGGTATACCGGCTGGCCTCGGTCTCCCGCAGCTGCATGAGCAGGGTGACGAACTCCTTGGGGTTGTCACCCTCGAAGGCCACGACGAAGTCCTGATCGTCCAGGCCGAACGAGTAGGCGGTGTTGATGCGGATGGCCGGGAATCGGTGCCCGGCCCGGATGTGCTCGGCCATCATGCGGCGCCGCTCCTCCATGGGCAGCAGATACCACTCGCGGGTCTTCACGAAGGGGTAGACGAACAGGTATTTCGACTGCCCGGGCTGCATGGTAACCGGCGTTTCGTCGTCGGGGTGGGCCTTGACGTACTGCGACTCTCGTGTGACCGCCAGGTAGGTATACGTGTTCCGCAGATGCGGTGCCAGCGTCGTCGCCCGCAATCCCTGGGTGAGCTCACGGATCGGCTCCAGCTCGCGGGAGATGAGCCAGAGCAAGAAGTCGGTGTCGCGCCGGAGCCCGATCGTCGAATAGGCGCGGATGGTGACACGCGTCTTGTAGTCGTCCACCCGGGCCAGGTACTCGGCGATGGCCCAGCTCTTTTCCGCTTTGGGCAGGGCCCACCACGACGGCTGCGCCTGGAAGAACGAATAGAGCATGCAGTAGCCAGGTGGCGTCTGTTCCACTGCCCTCCTCCTAGGCGACGGGAATCGCGGCCGCGTCCGCCCGGGCCCGTTCCCACTCGCGGATCAGTCCCGCCCTCTTGACGCCGACCTCGAAATGGTCCCAGGGCAAGCGCTCGTCGCAGCTGCGCTCGCGCGTGGTGTAGAAGCCGGCATCGCCGTCCCACTCGCGCAGGGCTCTGCGCCAGTCGCCGTCGAGCCGGGCCGCCCGCTCCAGGAGATCGGCCACGCGACGATCGCCCCGGGCCAGCAGCGCCTGCAGCGCGGCCTCTCGCGGATTCTCGTGCAGCACGCGGACGTTCGGCAAGCGGCGGACGCCGCGCTTGATGGCCTCGAGCTTCTGCTGGAGCGATTCCACCCCGTCGAAGGGCGCCCACTGGAACGGCGTCCACGGCTTGGGCACGAACGAGGAGATCGATAGCGTCAGCCGACCGAACGGCCGGCCGGTCGAGTCCAGCACCCGCAGCCGATCGAGCATGCGCTCGGCCAGGCCGGCGATGGCCTCCACGTCCTGCGCGGTCTCGCTCGGCAGGCCGATCATGAAGTACGTCTTGAGGTTGGGGATGCCGTGGCCACGGATGACCTCGCAGGCGGCGAAGAGCTGAGCATCACTGATGGCCTTGCGGATCACACGCCGCAGCCGCTCGGTACCCGCCTCCGGGGCGACGGTGACCGTGCGGTGGCCGCCTCGGGCCAGCGCGGCGACCAGCTCGGGGGTCAGGCTGTCGGCGCGCAGCGAGGAGATCGACAGCTCCAGCTCGTTGGCCTCCACCACCTTCAGGAGCTCACCGATCCAGGGGTAGTCGGAGACGCAGGCCCCCACCAGTCCGATGCGGCGGTTGGCGGGATCGGCCGCGAGCCGCCCCACGCTCTCGGCCAGGGCCTGGACCGAGCGGTGACGCACCGGCCGATAGATCTGGCCCTCCAGGCAGAAGCGGCAGCCGCGCCCGCATCCCTTGCCCACCTCGAGAAGCGCCATGTGGCCGTATTCGGCCAACGGCGTCTTCACCAGCGAGAGGGTCTCGAAGCGGTCGACCTCGCGCAAGCGTCGCTTGACCACGGTCGTGGGAGCGCCGGCGGCCGGCCGCACCTCGGCGACGGCGCCCTGGGGGTGATAGGTGATGGCGTAGCGCTCGGGCACGTACACGCCGGGCACACTCACCACCCGATCGAGGAAGGCCTCCCGACCGGGATCCCCTTCCCGGTAAGCGGCGATCAACTCGCCGACCAGCTCCTCGCCCTCGCCGACGACGATGAAATCCATGAACGGCGCGATCGGCTCGGGGTTGGAGAAGGCACACACCCCGCCCATCATGACCAGCGGATCGTGAGGCCGGCGCTCGGCCGCCCGCAGCGGGATGCCGGACAGGGCCAGGAGCCGCAGCGCGTTGATGTAATCGCCTTCGTAGGTGATCGAGAACCCGATCAGGTGGAAATCGGCGAGCGGTCGCTGGGACTCGAGCGAGAACGGCCGGCCTTGCGTGCGCCGTAGCTCGTCGAGGTCGGCGGGATCGGGCATGAACACCCGCTCGCAGACGACGTCGGGGAGCTGGTTGAAGTGCCAGTAGATGGTCTGCAGACCGAGATTCGACATTCCCACGGCGTACGTATTCGGGTAGACGAGAGCCACCGCGATCTTGCCGCCCCAGTCCTTGCGGACCGCACCCTCCTCCTGGGCAAGGAGGGCAAGCGCTTTTTGCTTCAGCGACCAGGACATGAAGGTCACTCTACCACACCGTGCCCGAGCCCCTGAGCGCGACCGGGTCGCCGGCGGGGCGTTCAGTTGGCCGCGGCCGGACTGACCCGCCGACGGCTCCAGGCCAGCCCGATCAGGGCCACCAGGACGCCGATCGCGCTGGCGAGCTGGGGCACACGGATGGTGCCCAGCCAAAAGCTATCCAGCCGCAACGCCTCGATCGCGAAGCGCCCGATCGAGTAGAGACCGATGTAGAGAAAGAAGAGGGCGCCGGGGTGCGCGCGCATCCGCGGTCGCAGCCAGGCGATGAGCACCAGGAACACCGCGAAGTCCCAGAGCGACTCGTAGAGGAAGGTCGGGTGAAAGTACTCGTACTGCCCGTACCCGGGGGGACGGTGAGGCGGCGAGATATAGAGCTTCCAGGGCAGGTCCGTCGGCCGCCCGAACGCCTCTTCGTTGAAGAAGTTCCCCCAGCGACCGATGGCCTGTCCCAGGGCCAGGCCGGGGGCCGCGACATCGAGGCTCCGCAGGACCGGAAGACGCCACCGGTGCGCCAGCCATATGCCTACCAGCGGTCCGACGATGAGGCCGCCGTGGATCGCCAGACCGCCCTCCCAGACCGCCGGGATCTTGGCGGGATGCTGACCATAGTAGTCCCAGTTGAACACCACCTCGTAGA encodes:
- the moaA gene encoding GTP 3',8-cyclase MoaA, with protein sequence MAGLIGDTWGRPLRNLRLSVTDRCNLRCQYCMPEEDYVWLPRERLLNFEEISRLVDVFVGLGVDKVRLTGGEPLLRRDLPALIRLLAEKPLRDLAITTNGVLLAGQVEALRAAGLHRVTVSLDTLRPDRFGLLTRRDTLSQVLEGIAAVARAGFTGTKLDTVVMRGVNDDELQDLIEFARGVPAEVRFIEYMDVGGATRWAMDKVVSRAEMLEGLGRRYGRIEPVREPDSTAPAERFRLPDGTVFGIIASTTAPFCSSCDRSRLTADGMWYLCLYALQGTDLRGPLRRGATSEELASLIREPWRARTDRGAEERLAARERGPLVQLGRLKEDPHLEMHTRGG
- a CDS encoding radical SAM protein, producing the protein MSWSLKQKALALLAQEEGAVRKDWGGKIAVALVYPNTYAVGMSNLGLQTIYWHFNQLPDVVCERVFMPDPADLDELRRTQGRPFSLESQRPLADFHLIGFSITYEGDYINALRLLALSGIPLRAAERRPHDPLVMMGGVCAFSNPEPIAPFMDFIVVGEGEELVGELIAAYREGDPGREAFLDRVVSVPGVYVPERYAITYHPQGAVAEVRPAAGAPTTVVKRRLREVDRFETLSLVKTPLAEYGHMALLEVGKGCGRGCRFCLEGQIYRPVRHRSVQALAESVGRLAADPANRRIGLVGACVSDYPWIGELLKVVEANELELSISSLRADSLTPELVAALARGGHRTVTVAPEAGTERLRRVIRKAISDAQLFAACEVIRGHGIPNLKTYFMIGLPSETAQDVEAIAGLAERMLDRLRVLDSTGRPFGRLTLSISSFVPKPWTPFQWAPFDGVESLQQKLEAIKRGVRRLPNVRVLHENPREAALQALLARGDRRVADLLERAARLDGDWRRALREWDGDAGFYTTRERSCDERLPWDHFEVGVKRAGLIREWERARADAAAIPVA
- a CDS encoding glutamate synthase subunit beta translates to MGKATGFLEIKHKKWPTRPVAERTRDWNEVYLPYPEDELKKQAARCMDCGIPFCHQGCPLGNLIPDWNDLVYKEHWHDAIQRLHATNNFPEWTGRLCPAPCEGACVLGINDDPVTIKAVEVSVIERAFTEGWVGPDSPALRTGKRVAVVGSGPAGLAAAAQLNRAGHWVTVFERSDRIGGLLRYGIPEFKMEKRFIDRRLQLMEKAGVAFRPNADVGSTVPTRSLLEQFDAVVLACGAGWPRDLAVPGRDLAGIHFAMEYLTLQNRRCEGDAIADEMFITAKDKRVVIIGGGDTGADCLGTAHRQGARSVHQFELLPRPPDTRALDNPWPQWPNVFRVSSAHEEGGERVYSVSTRSFRGDTQGRVRALEAVKVEMVRDGGRLEFRPIPGSELTLEVDLVLLAMGFLGPERPGPIEELGLRLTERGNAWRNENWMTSEPGVFTCGDMQRGQSLIVWAIAEGRSCARGVDRYLMGASELPAPLP
- a CDS encoding chlorite dismutase family protein, whose amino-acid sequence is MEQTPPGYCMLYSFFQAQPSWWALPKAEKSWAIAEYLARVDDYKTRVTIRAYSTIGLRRDTDFLLWLISRELEPIRELTQGLRATTLAPHLRNTYTYLAVTRESQYVKAHPDDETPVTMQPGQSKYLFVYPFVKTREWYLLPMEERRRMMAEHIRAGHRFPAIRINTAYSFGLDDQDFVVAFEGDNPKEFVTLLMQLRETEASRYTVRDTPQHTCARQPLEEILQSLG
- the lgt gene encoding prolipoprotein diacylglyceryl transferase; this encodes MFASPGAIAIQIGPFAIRWYGILMAIAIILGLWLAHRQARHEGLPADDLISAAQWAILAGLVGARLYEVVFNWDYYGQHPAKIPAVWEGGLAIHGGLIVGPLVGIWLAHRWRLPVLRSLDVAAPGLALGQAIGRWGNFFNEEAFGRPTDLPWKLYISPPHRPPGYGQYEYFHPTFLYESLWDFAVFLVLIAWLRPRMRAHPGALFFLYIGLYSIGRFAIEALRLDSFWLGTIRVPQLASAIGVLVALIGLAWSRRRVSPAAAN
- a CDS encoding FecR domain-containing protein, coding for MRAFPRVVLSLAVLTSALGAPPVLAQPAPAGVVTAVHGTATIARAADRQTAPLRFRDDVYFHDRVATGARSLARILLGGRAVVTAREHSILTITAVPGAATLDLQNGRLLLAVSKGAMRPGESIDIKTRNAIIGIRGTVVVAEFTPGNATDGRDDATVFTILRGLVEVIQVDPLAAHSTAPPLRLRALQSVRLIGARLVEVTSISAEQAKRLSQGFAVPIRPMPETSQEVARLHAAHVGQELTALLPPVGAWPGERQKLSLSATDLNFLHTDGGSQTLLGRVTSGRTTGTLVDRTTDTLAAVTGLVPGVTGA